The Cheilinus undulatus linkage group 17, ASM1832078v1, whole genome shotgun sequence genomic sequence ATACTGGAGCAATAATATTGATCAAAGAAACAGACCGTGATTGCTTATGCTTTCATTCTAACATTCACGACATTCATGAGTTCAGTGTAGAGGAGGACTGATATCCCATGGCTCAATGGTGCCACCTATAGGCTATGGAGGGAAACtgcaataacagaaaaaaatcagcaccATTGGTAAAAAGAAGAGGACTTACTGGCCGTAAAGAGTCCAGGGCTTCTTTGGGGTCCAGTCTGCAGTTTGTGTCAGTGTTGTGTTGTTCTCTGCTGTTCTGTTTATCGTCTCTACATTTGAGCACATATTCTCTCACTCTGTATTTGAAGGCCTCGAGCTCTGTGTGGAAGACTTCTAGGTAGACGTCTTGTCCGTCCTGCAGGAAAATGCTCACTATTAGGTGGAGCACAGGTAGGCATATACACAAACAGTGTTACTAAGGTGACTGTGTCTTACTTTGGCTTTGTGGAAGAACTGTCTAAAGCAGCCTCGAGGATCCTGCTGAGAGTTTGAAGCCATCTCTAGGATGAACTGCATCACTACAGCCTGGTGTGCCACCTGCTCCATCAGCGCTTCCTTCTGTAAAACAAAAGACTTAATGCTTACTGTCTGTGAGTCTCAGCGGGTCGTCCTATCAGCTTCTTAAGCTTCCAgacaaaaacccaaaaacatcattttatctTTCAGAGCAAAAGTTGAAAACATTTATATGGCCTGCACTGAAAAAATGACTTACTGACTTGTTAAAATTATTTGGAGCTTCTTAGTTTTAATCAAGATGCTGGGAAACAATATCAGTGTTATTAAACTAATTAGCATCTAGTAAAATATCAACCACAATAAAGAGGTTAGCCATGGCAGCACACTGGTAAATTCTAGGGATGCAACTATTCTAAATACAATATTGAACCATTCAGTACGATGTCCATTGTTAAACTGCAATCTTTCCAGTTGTAGAAAGCTGGCTCTGTTTGAGTGTTTCTTTGTATCACACACTTCATATAAACAAACTTTCTCCAGTTAAATGATCTTACAAACATTCTAGTTTTTGTATAGGAGAATGCCAAAAAACTAATTCTAAAAGGAAAGATGATTGCCATTCAAATCAAAGTATTAATATTTAATTCTTCTGTGAATTCAGCATCTCTTTAACATCCTTTCTAGCTGTATTGCATTCTTTTCACTCTTTATAAGCCCTTCCTGTAGCAAACACTTATTTAGTTGTTTCACAGCCAAAGCTAAGGATAAAACCTGACTGAGCTGTCTCATTTGATCTGCCTCTACTgtggaacagcctgccagagAAATTAAGCAAGGTTCATCAGACTCATCTTCAACATTGCTTctaaaaacacatctttgtTAGACAGCAAAATATGTTGGAAGCTTCTAGCATCATCCTCATGTTATATTAAAGAAAGTGGTGTTCTTATCCCTGATTGATGATGGGTTTTTAGTAACACCTCTACACCTGAAACATcccaaaatgtattttcttttattttcttttgtttctatgAAACAGAAGCATTACTCttggcagctattttagatTTAGTTTGTTCTCAAGACAAAAATGCCTTTAGTATGAGTCGCACTTTAGttcttttcaccttttacaGACTTACTTTAAAGGAATTTTACCTTTTAGCAGTTTGATTTGGAAGACAAAAACTCAGTGACATTTTAGTCCAATTTGAGTCCATGAATGGTTCTTGCTATTTTGTCGttacttttaatcaattttttttttattctttttatacTGACTTAGGGCAGAGCAGTACAGGATCAAGGCTGGCATGGCAAAGTGCCAAAGGCACACATTCCCCTACCTGATACCATTACCAAATACTAAATATGCATTTAATCAGAATTATTAGTATTAAAGATCTAGTGATCTCATCATAACCCTATCTTCTAGTTCCTTACGaacattttttatcatattcTTTGCAGATGAAATTAGAGCTGTAGTCCAGTTTTATTTGTATCTTTGTAAACCACAATTCATACCAATGTAAAGTAAACACTGATGAGTTCTTGACTAGGATTAGATCATTCCCTGTCAGTACGTTACCCCTTCTTGCTGCAGTCTCATGCACCACAGAATCAGGTAGTTAGCCGTTTCCTCACAGATGAGCTGAGGCAGGTCTGCCAGGAAACGCTGACTATCGTCCCATCTCCGCAACATTCCtgataaacagataaaaaacatcaacagtTTATATTTCTGCTGATGCCAAGGCAAGACCTTGTGGTGTTAAAGATGGTGCCTACAGCGGTGTAACAACTACTGTGACCAATACAGGTGAAAAACAGATATAGCAAAAAAGACAGTGTGGGCATTTAAGCTCACCAAGTTAATCACTCTTCCAAAAGAATACCAACAGTCATTTCCTGTGAGATAAAagactgtttactttttcttgtACAGACACTTCATGCttttaaggaaagaaaaggacACTAAAAGCCTGACTTTCTTCATAATGACCCTGCATTTTGTTAAAGTTATATAGCTGCAATGTTAAAAGTCTACAGTTAGGAATATAACACTATCCCAGATAACAGATCAAGTGCTCATGACCTCAGCACTAATTTAAAGGGTGTTCTATGAAACATTTTTAGACTAAGTATGAACATAAAACTTAGATAATTACTGATTGATGATAGTTGTTTCTGTGCAAGGTTCTGTCAAACTCCTTTAAGTCAACAGTGAATTTTAAACATGAACAATGAAACTAACGGAAGTGTCCACTTCAAATGAAACTTGCAGGGAAATCCTGCAAAAAGCATCGAGCTGAATAGCTACATAATAGAAGACACAAGTAAAACACATCTAGACAATTCAGTATTCATTTGAAagttgatatttttaatcacaaatttcAGATTTCTCACTCACCAAAATGCCTGAGCTCTTGCTCATACTTTTGTAGAAATGTCTTGCACTTGTCTTGATCCATTTCAGCAGACTGACTTTGGACATTAATGATACTCtagaagagaaagaaaggttaaaaagagaagagaggggTGACAAGAAGGACAGGGACTTTAACCTTAACCAACAATTCTTGTTTCTGCagctattttaacccattaaagcctgaaaacacaaattaaagccagaaaaatctcattttttggaactgaaatgtttatttcactttttactgcaatccaaaaaatccaaatttccataaaatttaacatacacattttttgtatctcatttgatgtgtttttggtaactgataatccacttgagggcatttttatcatttatctgattgttttcagaagtttgttttagtaatttattgatcatattgattagatagaggtataataaatcatgactttcagtcagatcATTTCTTCTCTTTGAACTAACTTAATCAGCCAAATTGTAAATTTAATGTGTCATTAAAATAGTTAGATTAATCATCTGTCAGTACTTTCATCAATGTAATTtaataaactgatataaatagTGACATGTCTTGAAAAAAGTACATTCCCCCAAGGCTGTAAATATAAAACTATCCACTAATTTTCCATCTCAATCACCAAACAAGAGGGGATTTTCTTTAGCAGAATAAAATCACAGTGCTTTGAGAatgaatgtatttgtgtttaacATCCATGGCGTACCGTTTTTGCACCATAAGAGCAGCGTGCTTTACTGGTGTGTGTTAATTAAAATATTGAAAGTTGGCAGGTGAATAAAAACCATCTCAACAGCTAGCGTTGTAGATaaagatcttaaaaaaaaacatggaatatAGGACTAGCAGTAACTTCTTACAATCTACTATAGAGGTTTATCCAAAATTCATTCATATGTCAGACATAAATGATAAAGAACATTTGTCAGTTAGTATGACAGACAGTAACTTGTTTTTGGCAGGAACATGTTGGCAGGGCAGCAACATTTTTCAGGGCAGCTAAACCTGTAATAAATGCCTACGTACTGTTAAAATGTAACAAGTAGAttacagtatttacattttgttcCTTTCATTTAGTGTGGCAGGTGCTTTTTGTGTCTctaaatcaaacagaaaatgtCCTTGCAGCTTCACTCACCTTATCAAAAACGTCCCAACTTCTGACAGCTCCAAGCACGGGACTGCGGCTTGGTTCTGGACCTCCCAGCATGCTCTCCTTTCGCCGCCACTCTTCCACAGCGTGCCGCAGTTCTGCGGGGCACACCTGAGTCCGGGCGCGTTCCTGCTCCAGGGATTCAGAGCTGTGCACACCAAGAGACAAGAGCTGATCCTGAGCTTCAGCCATCCTCCAGCTGGAGACTATGGAGGCCTTCACGCAGCGCTGCTGGCTCTGGCACAGGGACGCCATGGCACAATCACAGGGGCGCATTGATGGTGACTGCTGGGGAGAAAGCAGAGGGGACATTAAACAGACAGTAAAAGTGGATCTTTGGTagcttatttacattttaaaactaaatctgGGGAAAAAACCTACATATATAATTAATACTATAATAATATTATATAAACTACATATCCCATTCATGTGCTTTGTATTTTAGCACAATGTGCTTTTTCCCTCCTTGATAAAGCATAACCAGATCCTAAATGTCCCCTGATGGAGAAGCAAAAACCGTGCAAATCAGGGCCAAATCTGATATCAATGCTGTTTtcagcatttgtttttttctgccctCCTGCTTTTCTCTTGTTggagacaaaggaaaaaaagcaagagaagaaaatgaactaatgctgagagagagagagagagaggatagaTGAGGTGTTCCACTCTGCTTCACTTTGCACCTTCATTTTCTCATTAGTAATGATTAAAACCAGCTACTGTGAACAACTGATATTGGCAGTGGTGCattcaggatgtttgaggagcaggggtgaaaataataaaaaaggaacCTAGGAAGCCTGGTGAAGATTTTTTATCATAATATATCTATATAGTATCGCTCTGTTATAAATAGGCAAGTAATTGTGGACTACTTCCCCATTTCATTTACAAATCTACACAAATTTGGATGCCAGCGTCATGAAGAATGAGCACTCTACTAACGCTGTTGTTACTAGTAATGTTGCATATAGAGTATTTTGAGGAGCTTGGTCAGGATAATGAAAGGCACTTCATCAAGTCTTGCCCACCGGTAGTAGGGCACCCCAGAGGGCATTTTATCAAGTTCTGACCAGTGGAGGAGCACCATGGAGGGTACTTTTCCATGTTCTATCCATTGGAAAGGCACCCTGGATGCCACTATATCATGTATTATGTGGTAAAAGGGCATTCAAAAAGGCAATTATGCAGTGTTTTTTAACATCACATCATGACCTTAGGTTCACCAGCTGATATTGGTAACTTTTCTCCATTTAGTTGTAAAACTGACATGAATGATTAAGAAATACGTAATGAAGCACAGATTCTGGATAAGCACCATGAAACAAACTCACTGGAAAAGGAATGACATGACATTACTGTGCTTGTGTGTGCCATGCtttatgctttgtttttgttttttactttttaataggggtgcaccgattgcaattttctggccgatcaccgatctttaaaaagcctgacctgccgatcccgattttggccgatacggattttggtatttttttcaatgttccaatcttattttattgaataatattgaacaatacccgtgaaacaatacaaacttgttgttttagctgcacatgaggtagttctctcaaatgtaaattaaaagtttaaagtacTGCTGCCctaactactaaattatatcagttcctttagtctttaatttttcacattttagtagatagaggcatatgaaacggatcttatccaccgatcttatttacaaggatcagCCGATCGctgatctcctaaaattaaggaaattggTGCCGATATCGATTTTGGCcaatcgatcggtgcacccctactttttaatgcttttctaATCATAAATCAAATGTTATTTTGATGACTGCACAACTGATAGATTTTGTATGATTCAAAACAATAACTACTTAAAATAGTTTCCtataaattgtttttaaatcaagccATAGAtgactcataatttaaaaagttgtcatttcaaaagcctttattttactttgagcACCTGCTCGTATAAACGTCTCTGCATGGGCTTGGTTTGCAGACATCAAGCTCAGACTGATCATGGCAAACCCtgaggaaaaaatatttatctttgaGGTCTCATCTACAAAAGGCTTTTgttttctcccctttatcccacTTTCAGTGTCAGGCTTAACCTTTTTCAACAGAATTTGTTGCTTCCCAAACAGCCTGCTCTTGCTGAACCTAAGCCTAAATGTGGgctttcactttaaaacttCCATGATCACAGCCATGCTGTATTTTGGTACAGGGTGGGGTGAGGGggctaaaaataaatgaatgcttGCTTGATTCCATATTATCCATGACTACATGGTTACCCAAACAGCCAAATGTCTTCTTAAGCCAACAAGAGACATCACACACAGCTGTTAGTCTGAGAATAACGAGGATCTGTCCTGTCCCGGGGGAAAGACTTGTGGCCTCTGCTCTAAATGTCCCACTAATGGATGATCTCCTCTGGGTGCTGATATTAACGCATGTCCTAAAGAAACACTGCATGAGATCCCTTTACAACATAACTGCATGTTAAAGTAAGATATTACATGAGTTATCAACGTTGTCCAACTTTTGGTGTCACATCAGGTTCGGTCTAGATTCAACACAAGCTGGATACTGAGTAAGAGTAGTTTGCTAAATATGATGACAGCCTTTTAGCTAATAAAGCGAACTTAAAAGATTGAAGACATaagtaaaatggaaaaaatataacATCACTGGAAAAAGACGAACAAGCCAAGTCCATACTTCTCTAACTGTCAAGCTAACTTTGCACGAACTAACTTAAATGATCCCAAAACAAGCTTAGCTAGTTAGCATGCTTTTAATACCCTTCAGTAACCGCTCTGTTGCCAAGAAAGGCACGGGTCCACAGCCAAGAGCCCAAAGGCTAACATGAGATGATTACCTGCTGGTGAGGATAAACACCACTCGCTGAATCTGGCTCACAGTTTGACTCTTCTGCGTGGTGAACTGAAGCTCCGTTACCCAGCCACTCC encodes the following:
- the cdc37l1 gene encoding hsp90 co-chaperone Cdc37-like 1 isoform X2; its protein translation is MEWLGNGASVHHAEESNCEPDSASGVYPHQQSPSMRPCDCAMASLCQSQQRCVKASIVSSWRMAEAQDQLLSLGVHSSESLEQERARTQVCPAELRHAVEEWRRKESMLGGPEPSRSPVLGAVRSWDVFDKSIINVQSQSAEMDQDKCKTFLQKYEQELRHFGMLRRWDDSQRFLADLPQLICEETANYLILWCMRLQQEGKEALMEQVAHQAVVMQFILEMASNSQQDPRGCFRQFFHKAKDGQDVYLEVFHTELEAFKYRVREYVLKCRDDKQNSREQHNTDTNCRLDPKEALDSLRPVEEYPTKRCLESGLWVNTMRWTKDDASETDDISMMETS
- the cdc37l1 gene encoding hsp90 co-chaperone Cdc37-like 1 isoform X4, which codes for MRMHSPSMRPCDCAMASLCQSQQRCVKASIVSSWRMAEAQDQLLSLGVHSSESLEQERARTQVCPAELRHAVEEWRRKESMLGGPEPSRSPVLGAVRSWDVFDKSIINVQSQSAEMDQDKCKTFLQKYEQELRHFGMLRRWDDSQRFLADLPQLICEETANYLILWCMRLQQEGKEALMEQVAHQAVVMQFILEMASNSQQDPRGCFRQFFHKAKDGQDVYLEVFHTELEAFKYRVREYVLKCRDDKQNSREQHNTDTNCRLDPKEALDSLRPVEEYPTKRCLESGLWVNTMRWTKDDASETDDISMMETS
- the cdc37l1 gene encoding hsp90 co-chaperone Cdc37-like 1 isoform X3 yields the protein MRMHQSPSMRPCDCAMASLCQSQQRCVKASIVSSWRMAEAQDQLLSLGVHSSESLEQERARTQVCPAELRHAVEEWRRKESMLGGPEPSRSPVLGAVRSWDVFDKSIINVQSQSAEMDQDKCKTFLQKYEQELRHFGMLRRWDDSQRFLADLPQLICEETANYLILWCMRLQQEGKEALMEQVAHQAVVMQFILEMASNSQQDPRGCFRQFFHKAKDGQDVYLEVFHTELEAFKYRVREYVLKCRDDKQNSREQHNTDTNCRLDPKEALDSLRPVEEYPTKRCLESGLWVNTMRWTKDDASETDDISMMETS
- the cdc37l1 gene encoding hsp90 co-chaperone Cdc37-like 1 isoform X5; amino-acid sequence: MRPCDCAMASLCQSQQRCVKASIVSSWRMAEAQDQLLSLGVHSSESLEQERARTQVCPAELRHAVEEWRRKESMLGGPEPSRSPVLGAVRSWDVFDKSIINVQSQSAEMDQDKCKTFLQKYEQELRHFGMLRRWDDSQRFLADLPQLICEETANYLILWCMRLQQEGKEALMEQVAHQAVVMQFILEMASNSQQDPRGCFRQFFHKAKDGQDVYLEVFHTELEAFKYRVREYVLKCRDDKQNSREQHNTDTNCRLDPKEALDSLRPVEEYPTKRCLESGLWVNTMRWTKDDASETDDISMMETS
- the cdc37l1 gene encoding hsp90 co-chaperone Cdc37-like 1 isoform X1 — translated: MEWLGNGASVHHAEESNCEPDSASGVYPHQQQSPSMRPCDCAMASLCQSQQRCVKASIVSSWRMAEAQDQLLSLGVHSSESLEQERARTQVCPAELRHAVEEWRRKESMLGGPEPSRSPVLGAVRSWDVFDKSIINVQSQSAEMDQDKCKTFLQKYEQELRHFGMLRRWDDSQRFLADLPQLICEETANYLILWCMRLQQEGKEALMEQVAHQAVVMQFILEMASNSQQDPRGCFRQFFHKAKDGQDVYLEVFHTELEAFKYRVREYVLKCRDDKQNSREQHNTDTNCRLDPKEALDSLRPVEEYPTKRCLESGLWVNTMRWTKDDASETDDISMMETS